One genomic window of Salvelinus alpinus chromosome 17, SLU_Salpinus.1, whole genome shotgun sequence includes the following:
- the LOC139542381 gene encoding solute carrier family 26 member 9-like isoform X1, with the protein MQQERPRYVINRPAYSLPDFDGEFDKKKRAFPIGEKVKKCFRCSGSRLKSLLFRHLPILSWLPKYKVKENLLCDVISGVSAGTIQVPQGMAFALLANLPPVNGLYSSFFPLIPYFFMGTAHQMVPGTFAVLSIMVGMVCLSLAPESDFSHFNATLNATLVDEDRMNEVRLGISGTLACLTAIIQMGLGLMQFGFVAIYLSESFVRGFMTAAGLQILISVLKYIFGIKVPPYSGPLATIYTLKDIFYGLPDTNIASLVFALVSSVVLITVKELSAHYRHKLPFPIPMEIIVVVVATAISGPLDLPEKYHMDIVGEIPLGFPAPILPTVIQWDDMLSTAFSLAIVGYVINLAMGRTLAAKHGYDVDPNQEMLALGCSNFLGSFFKIHVICCALSVTLAVDNAGGTSQFASLCVMLVVMVTMLALGAFLNPLPKSVLGALIAINLKNTLLQLSDPYYIWKKSKLDCCVWVVSFLATFFLSLPYGVAIGVSFSVLVVIFQTQFRNGSEMAQIMDTDLYKNPKIYSKVKCVEGVKIVNYCSPLYFANAEIFRQKVIKKTGLDPSKLLLARKKFLKKQQKELEGQNKKNKKKKPCSLVTMKSQTISQIELQNDFDIGDSNPYPPPSPTSYVNFHCSDIELGEQPPDPDQPSSSPVTLDSQPRPFHTLILDLAGVCFIDLMGIKVLIKMNSSYEMLGIKLYLANVQAQVYEELEGGGVFEEGNIAQGHLFLSVHDAILCAQQRSRNTENSEKAEKERKELVLNIQEDEERDLEQELF; encoded by the exons ATGCAACAAGAGCGCCCACGCTATGTGATCAACAGGCCAGCCTACTCCCTCCCAGACTTTGATGGGGAGTTTGACAAGAAGAAACGGGCCTTCCCCATAGGAGAGAAAGTGAAGAAATGCTTCAG GTGCTCTGGGTCTCGACTCAAGTCCCTGCTGTTCAGACACCTGCCTATCCTGAGCTGGCTGCCCAAGTACAAGGTGAAGGAGAACCTGCTGTGTGATGTCATTAGCGGGGTCAGCGCAGGCACCATTCAGGTTCCTCAGG GCATGGCGTTTGCTCTGCTGGCTAACCTGCCGCCTGTCAATGGCCTCTACTCCTCCTTCTTTCCTCTCATCCCCTACTTCTTCATGGGCACTGCTCACCAAATGGTCCCAG GTACTTTTGCTGTGCTCAGTATCATGGTGGGAATGGTGTGTCTGAGTCTGGCCCCTGAGTCTGACTTCAGCCACTTCAATGCCACCCTCAATGCTACACTAGTGGATGAGGACAGGATGAACGAGGTTCGACTGGGCATCTCTGGAACACTGGCCTGTCTCACTGCCATCATCCAG ATGGGCCTGGGCCTAATGCAGTTTGGCTTCGTGGCCATCTACTTGTCTGAGTCGTTCGTCAGGGGCTTCATGACGGCTGCAGGACTGCAGATCCTCATCTCTGTACTGAAGTACATCTTTGGTATTAAAGTACCTCCCTACAGTGGACCACTTGCCACCATATAT ACTCTAAAAGATATTTTTTATGGCCTGCCTGACACCAACATAGCCTCGCTGGTCTTTGCTCTGGTCAGTAGTGTGGTACTCATAACAGTGAAGGAGCTGAGTGCACACTACCGTCACAAACTGCCTTTCCCCATCCCCATGGAGATCATTGTT GTGGTAGTGGCCACAGCCATATCAGGTCCCCTGGACCTGCCTGAGAAGTATCACATGGACATAGTGGGAGAAATTCCCCTAGG ATTTCCTGCTCCGATCCTCCCAACAGTGATTCAGTGGGATGACATGCTGAGCACAGCCTTCTCCCTGGCTATCGTGGGCTATGTGATCAACCTGGCTATGGGCAGGACACTGGCAGCAAAGCATGGCTACGATGTGGATCCCAATCAG GAGATGTTGGCTCTGGGCTGCAGTAACTTCTTGGGGTCTTTCTTCAAGATCCATGTGATCTGCTGTGCTCTGTCTGTCACCTTGGCGGTAGACAATGCTGGGGGAACATCACAG TTTGCCAGTCTGTGTGTGATGCTGGTGGTCATGGTCACCATGTTGGCCTTGGGGGCTTTCCTCAACCCACTACCAAAG TCTGTGCTGGGAGCCCTGATAGCTATCAACCTGAAGAACACTCTGCTGCAACTCTCTGACCCATATTACATCTGGAAGAAGAGCAAACTGGACTGT tgtgtgtgggttgtgTCATTTTTAGCCACCTTCTTCCTGAGTTTGCCTTATGGAGTTGCCATTGGAGTCAGCTTCTCCGTCCTCGTGGTTATTTTCCAGACCCAGTT TCGAAATGGTTCAGAGATGGCTCAGATCATGGACACAGATCTCTACAAAAATCCCAAGATTTACAGCAAG GTGAAATGTGTAGAGGGGGTGAAAATAGTGAACTACTGCTCCCCTCTCTATTTTGCCAATGCAGAGATATTCAGACAAAAAGTCATCAAAAAG ACTGGATTGGACCCAAGTAAACTTCTCTTAGCCAGGAAGAAGTTTCTGAAGAAGCAGCAGAAGGAGTTAGAAGGGcaaaacaagaagaacaagaagaagaagccCTGCTCTTTGGTAACCATGAAgtctcag ACCATATCACAGATAGAGCTTCAGAATGACTTTGACATTGGCGACAGCAATCCTTACCCGCCACCATCACCCACCAGCTATGTCAACTTCCACTGTAGTGACATTGAGCTGGGGGAGCAGCCTCCTGACCCAGACCAACCAAGTTCCTCCCCAGTTACCCTGGACTCTCAACCCAGGCCCTTCCACACCCTCATCCTGGACCTGGCAGGGGTCTGCTTCATAGACCTCATGGGAATCAAAGTACTCATCAAG ATGAACTCAAGTTATGAGATGCTGGGGATCAAGCTTTACTTGGCCAATGTTCAAG
- the LOC139542381 gene encoding solute carrier family 26 member 9-like isoform X2, protein MLQVLWVSTQVPAVQTPAYPELAAQVQGMAFALLANLPPVNGLYSSFFPLIPYFFMGTAHQMVPGTFAVLSIMVGMVCLSLAPESDFSHFNATLNATLVDEDRMNEVRLGISGTLACLTAIIQMGLGLMQFGFVAIYLSESFVRGFMTAAGLQILISVLKYIFGIKVPPYSGPLATIYTLKDIFYGLPDTNIASLVFALVSSVVLITVKELSAHYRHKLPFPIPMEIIVVVVATAISGPLDLPEKYHMDIVGEIPLGFPAPILPTVIQWDDMLSTAFSLAIVGYVINLAMGRTLAAKHGYDVDPNQEMLALGCSNFLGSFFKIHVICCALSVTLAVDNAGGTSQFASLCVMLVVMVTMLALGAFLNPLPKSVLGALIAINLKNTLLQLSDPYYIWKKSKLDCCVWVVSFLATFFLSLPYGVAIGVSFSVLVVIFQTQFRNGSEMAQIMDTDLYKNPKIYSKVKCVEGVKIVNYCSPLYFANAEIFRQKVIKKTGLDPSKLLLARKKFLKKQQKELEGQNKKNKKKKPCSLVTMKSQTISQIELQNDFDIGDSNPYPPPSPTSYVNFHCSDIELGEQPPDPDQPSSSPVTLDSQPRPFHTLILDLAGVCFIDLMGIKVLIKMNSSYEMLGIKLYLANVQAQVYEELEGGGVFEEGNIAQGHLFLSVHDAILCAQQRSRNTENSEKAEKERKELVLNIQEDEERDLEQELF, encoded by the exons ATGCTTCAG GTGCTCTGGGTCTCGACTCAAGTCCCTGCTGTTCAGACACCTGCCTATCCTGAGCTGGCTGCCCAAGTACAAG GCATGGCGTTTGCTCTGCTGGCTAACCTGCCGCCTGTCAATGGCCTCTACTCCTCCTTCTTTCCTCTCATCCCCTACTTCTTCATGGGCACTGCTCACCAAATGGTCCCAG GTACTTTTGCTGTGCTCAGTATCATGGTGGGAATGGTGTGTCTGAGTCTGGCCCCTGAGTCTGACTTCAGCCACTTCAATGCCACCCTCAATGCTACACTAGTGGATGAGGACAGGATGAACGAGGTTCGACTGGGCATCTCTGGAACACTGGCCTGTCTCACTGCCATCATCCAG ATGGGCCTGGGCCTAATGCAGTTTGGCTTCGTGGCCATCTACTTGTCTGAGTCGTTCGTCAGGGGCTTCATGACGGCTGCAGGACTGCAGATCCTCATCTCTGTACTGAAGTACATCTTTGGTATTAAAGTACCTCCCTACAGTGGACCACTTGCCACCATATAT ACTCTAAAAGATATTTTTTATGGCCTGCCTGACACCAACATAGCCTCGCTGGTCTTTGCTCTGGTCAGTAGTGTGGTACTCATAACAGTGAAGGAGCTGAGTGCACACTACCGTCACAAACTGCCTTTCCCCATCCCCATGGAGATCATTGTT GTGGTAGTGGCCACAGCCATATCAGGTCCCCTGGACCTGCCTGAGAAGTATCACATGGACATAGTGGGAGAAATTCCCCTAGG ATTTCCTGCTCCGATCCTCCCAACAGTGATTCAGTGGGATGACATGCTGAGCACAGCCTTCTCCCTGGCTATCGTGGGCTATGTGATCAACCTGGCTATGGGCAGGACACTGGCAGCAAAGCATGGCTACGATGTGGATCCCAATCAG GAGATGTTGGCTCTGGGCTGCAGTAACTTCTTGGGGTCTTTCTTCAAGATCCATGTGATCTGCTGTGCTCTGTCTGTCACCTTGGCGGTAGACAATGCTGGGGGAACATCACAG TTTGCCAGTCTGTGTGTGATGCTGGTGGTCATGGTCACCATGTTGGCCTTGGGGGCTTTCCTCAACCCACTACCAAAG TCTGTGCTGGGAGCCCTGATAGCTATCAACCTGAAGAACACTCTGCTGCAACTCTCTGACCCATATTACATCTGGAAGAAGAGCAAACTGGACTGT tgtgtgtgggttgtgTCATTTTTAGCCACCTTCTTCCTGAGTTTGCCTTATGGAGTTGCCATTGGAGTCAGCTTCTCCGTCCTCGTGGTTATTTTCCAGACCCAGTT TCGAAATGGTTCAGAGATGGCTCAGATCATGGACACAGATCTCTACAAAAATCCCAAGATTTACAGCAAG GTGAAATGTGTAGAGGGGGTGAAAATAGTGAACTACTGCTCCCCTCTCTATTTTGCCAATGCAGAGATATTCAGACAAAAAGTCATCAAAAAG ACTGGATTGGACCCAAGTAAACTTCTCTTAGCCAGGAAGAAGTTTCTGAAGAAGCAGCAGAAGGAGTTAGAAGGGcaaaacaagaagaacaagaagaagaagccCTGCTCTTTGGTAACCATGAAgtctcag ACCATATCACAGATAGAGCTTCAGAATGACTTTGACATTGGCGACAGCAATCCTTACCCGCCACCATCACCCACCAGCTATGTCAACTTCCACTGTAGTGACATTGAGCTGGGGGAGCAGCCTCCTGACCCAGACCAACCAAGTTCCTCCCCAGTTACCCTGGACTCTCAACCCAGGCCCTTCCACACCCTCATCCTGGACCTGGCAGGGGTCTGCTTCATAGACCTCATGGGAATCAAAGTACTCATCAAG ATGAACTCAAGTTATGAGATGCTGGGGATCAAGCTTTACTTGGCCAATGTTCAAG